ATTTAGTTTTTGATGATATCTTATTGCTTTGTAATTCCTTTATTTCGGTTGTTTGGTCGTACACTAGTAGAAACAATAACAATGTGGCGCACGCGCTAGCTCACGTGTCACCTAGAGTAGTTGGTAGAGTCGTGTGGTCAGATGGTTTACCATCGGTCGCAAGTTCGTTTGTCATCGTTGATTCATTATTAATGAAGTAAGCCTTCGGGCTTtccctttcaaaaaaaaaaaaaaaaaagaaccacAACCCAAGATCCGAcatagaggaagaggaagaaatcTTGAAGTATGACATTTACAAACTTTACTTATTAGTACAAAATAAGATGTGAAAATGTAATATATACGAGTTCCAAGCTATGTTACTCTGACTTGGCTTGAAGGGTCGGACACGGGTGCGTATATAAGTGTCGGACACGCCTATTttatgaaaaattgtcaagtttttggtctaaaatgaagtgtccGAGTGTCATACCAATGTTCAAGGGTCGGGTGTTGGACACAGGTACATGAGCTCATATGAAGTGTCGAAGTAACATAGGTTCCAAGTGTGAGGACCGTCACATTAGGCCTATAAATTCTGCATTAATGCATTGGTAGTATAAAAGTAGAATAAATTTTGAAATACTTGTACTAAATATGTACTACAAACTGTTATTTTTCTTATAATGTCACTCAGCAATATTTTGACCCTTACCCAACCCAGAATCCGTATTCTCTAAATCTGAAGTCTACTTGACCCGCACTCTAAATCAAACCCGAATCTAGTCAACTCATTACCCACTCGCTTGACCTATTAAACAGATCTAGCTACAAATAATTCATTAAAGAAAGTTACACGAGAAAAAATAAGAAGTTGTTTGATTGCCCTTGAAAAAATATGGGAAATTGAAATTCCCAAGAATTATAAACATTATGGATGTGCCAAACATTGTGGATGTGCCACGTGTCCCAGACAGCATTAAtgacaagtattaattacagctaatAATTTAATATGAACATAATAAATGTAGCATTaatcttagtaaatattaattataatttaataaattttattatagggatattctacatggtcccctcaatttttcgattttctacatggtacccctatacttattaaaacatacatggtacccttaattgttgtcattatcactaagtgtacccctaaactttatttttcgttaattaaactcagttttaagcgttaagtgattacttggacgcgtaaccaagcttggcatttatcatcccatgacataaggactctattaggctcaatatccatctttggacgtgataatttggcaagtattcaataaattttccgtcaaaaactttttagcccatatatatcaataaatattaggatcgagatggatattgagcccgATAGattccttatgtcatgggataataaatgacaagtttggttACGCGTTCAAGTCATTACCTAAcgtctaaaactgagtttaattgatggaaaataaagtttaggggcacacttagtgataatgacaataattaggggtaccatgtatgttttcaaaagtgtaggggtaccatgtagaaagtcgaaaaattgaggggtaccatgtagaatatccatttattataaaattacattaaataataacgttgatttgattctaaatttattaaaaaaaaatattttagtaaaaagtctaaattgtaaataaaatgttcattgcgaaaaatgcttcattatgtttattaacatattttgatatgtagagatgattaaagtgagtatcTTACAATGTTTTACTTTTATGTAAAAatacattttgagaaagttataaaacttagaccattagatttgttaagaaaaatatatttggaatagtcattatatttattaaaaacaaaactttaaaaaaaaaactactaagaTATAAGTTTTGATAGTATGGAAACGaaaaattatattgcgacaaATTAAATACATATGGGATTTTGAGAGGTTTAAATACTGTGATCAGTGATCGCGAGTGAGtttgaataaataaaagaaaagtaattattattaagtaatataaaatTATATAGGATTGTTTATGTGGTATCCCGTGTTTCTTCACATTCTATTTGGTGCCcctatatttttgaaaatataagtgGTAGCCCTAAATTTAGTAAAATATTCTAAAAATACCCAAACTACTAAAAATCacgtttttaatatgttaaattttgtaaagaaaatatgTTTATATTGAGTAGACCATGTTTATGTTAACGACATGATAAattattgcaaaaaaaaaaaatcaataaaaagtgtATAAATTAAACATTTTAAAGAGGCGGGTTAGAGCATTTTAGGTATTTTAagatgttttaattatgtttaggGGTACCACTGGATATtcagttacaatttttttttgtaaatttctTCAGTTAAATATATATAAGTCAAGAATAAAACATTGATTATGACTAATTAGATATTACTTTTacttaaatattttatatgttatcttataaaaatgatatttgagtatgttcaacctattttatttatgggtaaactcttaaacatcattatatatagttgttaaaaaacaaaaggtgcaaatttcttatatatatgtttgacacataacacCTGTAAGACACAACCAAAACATTTGAAATAAGTTTAGTTTGGACCCTATATCTTTGATAAATAAATATCAAACGTTATAcagaaaaaattaaaaattacataaaattatattcacatcattttgaataaatattttaaatgatttggaacataaggtatcgtgaaatgatataatttgatagcttaatgttgttgttgcattattcaaataaattttattttaattaatatgatatttgatcaattataattttttttttttgtaaaacgttgatcatgcgtaATTAACTACTCCGTataacttattagttttaattaaaactagttttgttacccgtgaaaatcacgggttatCTCTAGGAAATTAAAAATTTAgatagttgattttttttttgtgaatattaaatgaaatcggaatttatttcatcattgatacatattcatattctttaattttgatcatcatctaataaaaattcataaattttaGAATTTGATTATGTACGAATTAGAAAACTTTAAAACCAAATTGAAATATTGAAGTTGTAAGTTGTATAAAAAGTGAATTTACCTGTGGAGTGTGCATGGCATCAAGAGTAATTCGTCATTccaaaacaaaagtacaacaaaaaaaCAATACACAAATTAGTAATTCGTCATTCCAAATTCAAGTTAAAGAAAATACTGCAAATTTTTACCACCCCAAATGATTGTTTTGAGGAAAAAAAATGAGACGATCTTAAATAGGAGAGGCTAAATAATGCTAATTTGGAAGTTAAATGATGTACACTAAAATTAGTGTTCACAAActttaaatgacataaatattaaTTAGGAAAAAACAAAAGCATTCAAAGGGTTGTATATAATGGGTttctttatataatctttatgATGGTATGAATTATTGCAAAATTAGTATGAGAGTTAAATGGAGTAACTGTTAGGCTAGGGTAGGGAAGTAGAAAAGACTTGTGAGAAAATTCGACGATGTCTTTAAGAAAATCATTGGACTTATGTGAAATTTATCGTGGGTTGAACTTAAATAATGGTTGAATATAAAATGCCATAATTTTacgtttaagaatattattaagctACTCATGtgtttttcttttcaagtttgtgtagttttaaataaataaataaatgtataactTTTATAAGCTATATTACTATGAAAAATGTTAATCAATTCACTAACGTTtctttttattgtaaaatgggaattttaattgtaaattaaaaaattttgatgtgaattttggtaagttacattattttgttttttggaattttttaatTCAACCATGAAATATAGTTTGTAATTTGGAAGTTCAGGAGTAATAGTTATTAAATGGAGGATTAGTGAATGGAAACTATTGTAGGTTTAATAGCCATTATAAACTATTGATTCCCATCTTTTAATTtgccttttcatttatttttgagttatgagtattattaaataagataattCATTAGTGAGGAGCTGAAGAGGTAAaacaaataggaaaaaatgttaatgaaaattattattattattattattattattattattattattattattattattattattattattattattattattattattattattattattattattattattattattattattattattattattgatcttaaatagtggttgaaataaaatgtcatacctTTACTtctaagaatattattaaatttcacaattattttatttttaattaaaagggTTTGTATAACGATCTTAAATAAATAGATGTAGGTGTAAATTTTAAGTGGTACAATTTCAGGAAAGTTAAGTTtaattttttaccaaaaaaaaaatctacAACATTTTCAAACCAATATTTCATcatatgaaaataaattaaaaaaaacaatgaaaaactttaatcaattcattaacatgttttattacaaaacattcaattaaaatgttaattttataagttaatgttatgttgtcaattgtcattaatcaagtaagcaatataaattaaaattaattaatattaaccaaTCTAAAAATGACACgtggaataaaattaaatggtataagtagccttttaactatatagtagaAATGTCTGCGTGGAGAATGGTTGGGTAGGCGTATGTCAATCTTAACCAAGGTGGCAATGTAAATGTCTATGTGGCTTTTCcacatcctacgtggctttgtctagttgGCATTTTTTAGGATatcttttaatagtattttatagattatatgtattttatttaaaacactaagcttaaacctaaaaaaaaaaaattgagaaaaaaaattatttttatttataggaaaaaaatattaaaggttatatatgaattatactccctccaattcactgttttcttccctatttcctaaaacggattattcatattttcttcccctttccatTTTTAGTAAGTTTTGCACACATGCAATGACCATATTGCCcttgttatatttttttatttacatttttttccACTTATTACTTAGACATTTTACACTAATCATAacccataacccaacccattAACCACTAAACCCATTTAACTTAACCCAGCCCACCCCATTAAGAACCCAATTACCCTAATGATTCCCGCCTTATTAACCCCCCTCCCCTAGCAGAAATCCTACTTTCTCTTTCTTCCGCCATTGCCGTCCTCCCTTTATCTCTCTAAAAGCTtagaaaaaaaccctaaaatcaaGCGCCACTTTTCCCTATTCTCTCCTGTTTTCGGATCTAATCTTAGATCTAAAATCTGAAACTGTTAAATCTTCACATAATCATCCCCACGATGAATTTTTCCCCAAAAAACATTGAATTTCAAGTTGATGACGGCAGTTTTTTTTTCAACAACTCCGGTTTTGATTACGATCATGTGCATGATGATATTGTGACTCAATCTCCTGATGTGGTGACTAAATCTGTTGATGTTATGCCGGAATCTGGTGATATGATGCCGGAATCTGGTGAATTTTTGTCGGAATCTGGTGATATGATGCCGGAATCTGGTGATTTGATGCCGGAATCTGGTGATTTTCTCACTGAAAACTCCGTTCCTATCCCTGATTCTGGTGATTATGTCCCTTATTCGTTGGGGGAAATGGATACTATGGTTCCGGATTCTTGCATGCATGAGCAGATTGAGTTAGAAGATGATGAGGGGAAGGCTAGGGAGGAGATGGCGAGGTTTATGAAGGAAGATGTTGAGAGCAGGACACAAAAATGGCTAGCGAGGCAAAACTCGCCTGAGCATAGGCGTTGGTTTCTGGAGGAATTGGCTACGTATTGGCCATTGTTTGGGCTTGAACTTGAAGCTTTAgttaaagaggaaaagaaagcTGAAGATGAAGGGAGGTCTAATTCTCATTctgttgcttttttttttttgttgaggaCTAATGATGAAGATGTCGCCTAAATTGGGTTATTTACTcttaaaattaatttttaatgCTCAATGATTACGGTTTTTGAGAGCATTTTTTGCCAAGAACGACACAATCCAAACCACTACAAAAAAAAGGTTCCATAGCGACGGAAAACTCCGTCGCAAATATGTCAATCCCGTCGCAAAAATAGATCTTGCGACGGAATTGCGACGGATTAAATCCGTCGCTGTATTTCGTCGAAAATTTTGGTTTTGCGACGGGAATTCCGTCGCTGCCAAAAACCTGCGACGGATCAGTGCGTCGCAAATACTCGTCGCAAAATAGTGGCTTGCGACGGAAACTCCGTCGCATATCACTGTTCATTGAAGGCCACGTGGTCACTAAAGTCAAACAGGAAGTCAAaatctgcgacggaaaatccgtcgcataTCACTGTTCAAATAGGCCACGTGGTCGGTAAAGTCAAACAGGAAGTCAAaatctgcgacggaaaatccgtcgcagatcACTGTTCAAATGGGACACGTGTCCCCAACAGTCAACATGAAAGTCAAACAGATCACTGTCCAGCGTGTTTAGAGGTGTACAGCTGGACACTTTAGAaagtctgcgacggaaattccgtcgcaggaaaaatattattttaatgcagcgacggaatttccgtcgcagactttaatattattttaattttgcgacggaatttccgtcgcagaccttcccgccatgtcagaaaatttggcgGTATGGGAAAATAGGCTGCAACGGAAAGTCCGTCGCAAGTCCGTCGCAGATTATGAGGCCCGTCGCAGTGTCCGTCGCGGGTTTAAATTTGCTACGGATTATTATTCCGTCGCAGCGTGTCCGTCGCATCGAgacgttttttttgtagtgaaCATTACGCCACCACAATGATATGTGATGAGGCTATGTTTGGgttgtgttgttgttttgttcgAAACCAAAATGACTAAATTGTTGATGTCTTACAACAAGTGCACAGGCGTCTTTTACATTTCATTAATGATcatagttcaaaataagttatgCAAAGTTGAAAATTAACCATAGATTACTGCTTCTTCAAAATGTGCTTGTTGTCTGATGGTTGTTGTGCTTCTTCAAAATGTGCTTGTTGTCTGATGCTTGTTCTGCTTCTTCAAAATCTTCAACCTGCATGCTTGCTTCCTTGCATCTGCCTGTTCACATACTACGAAACTTGTTATGCCATTAGTACATTACTACCATGTTGGTCAGTAATGTTACCAACAGGTTCAATGTCACCTGTTGGATCATTATCACTACCGGCTTGATCGATCGTAGCACTTCCCGAATCGCTACCTGTATTGTTAATTGTATTGACTAAATCACTGATAGAACTACCATGCCCCAGATTTTCTACATATCTTATGCACTCCTTAACTAGTTCCACATCAAAGCATCCAAATACTCGGGTAGTATACCAAATTCTTTGCCAATTTAGACTTGTGCATATGAGGAACTGGATAATCATTCCCACCTTTTAGTTGCATTATTTCTAACATACATGCCTGCAATGTGATGAAAACGTAGTTAAGTTTAATTACTTCTAAGTCATCAAATGCTTTGGTTGTATTTTCTACCAATTCACTCACTACTTTGGACTTTTTCTTCTGTTGAAGTGATTGAATTGCTCTAAAAAAACCCAAGTCTAGTACATTTAAATCTGGAGAATTTGGTGGTTGATAACTGAATTCAATATTCCACTCATCTTCAGTTGCTGCCCTTTTGAAATCTGCATCCTTGTTGGTAATATGTGGTCTGACATTGTCCTGTTGTATCATGATGTTTTTACTGTAATTTGATGGCCATTTAGCTTTTATGGCTGGCAGCACCTTGTTGATCACCATTTCTTTTGTGACCTGTTTATTAATTGACTCAATACATTTAGTTTCCATTGTCCCTGCACATCTATTTTTGGATTTCCTCTTAGCTGGAACCTCCATTACAAATGGCCATAAACCCAACTTCCCATCACAGATTACTTCCTTATTAGGACCATATTTGGGTCTTGAAACAGCACACATGAACATAACTTTAGTAATGAATCTTTTGGATTGGCATGTTCTATAAGGTCTTTTTTCCCTTTTACCCACATAAAACCTTTGACTAGGTTTGGTTATAAAAAACCATTTTTCATCCATATGAACAACATTACTTTGATCCTTAAAAGTAAATTTTTTGGACACTTGACCATATTGTAAATGTTGAAGGCAATAAATTAATCTATCAAGCTTATTGGGATCTGTCAAACCTGGCTTTATTGCATTTGTGTGAGAGTTGATATGGTCTTCTGCCACCCATCTGTTAATTGTGGATTGACTCACCCCCATCCCATCTGCAACTTCTTGTTGAGTTGTCCTCTTCAACAGATCAATACTCTCTAGCTTTTCAGCATCAAAGTGAAGCTTGCTTTTCAATTTTCTGCCTTTTAGTTTGCTGTTCACATTTATTACTTGTCCTGCTTGTCTTTGTCTATTTCCTTCATTCCATATGTCTGTGATTGTCTTCCTGCAAACCCCAAACTGAGATGCCACTTCTGACATTGCACCATACTTGGGTTTTCCATTTATTGATTTTTCTAGTAAGACTTGAATAATTCTTGATCTTTCTAAGTTGTCAAGATTCTTTGTTTTCATTTATTGAAAGATTTTTTTGGCTGGATGATAATAAATGAAAGTGTTTGTTTTGGCTGGATGCTTATAAATGAAAGGGTTGTTTTGGTTGGATGCTTATAAATGAAGATCTTTGGCTGGATACTGATAAATGAAAGTATATATAGACAACTTCAACTTTGCACAATTTAAATTTGGATTTTTGGCGCATAAATGAAATGTTCTTAAATTTTGGCACCTAATTTAAATTTTGGTGCCAAATTTATTATGGTGACTAGCTTGAAGTAACTTGACTTTTGACATGTTTGGTCTTTGGTTGAAGGACAGCCAACTTGGCTGATTAATCAAAGAGAGCCCTGCAAAATTCTGAAGTCCTCTAATCCAGAAATTTTAGACGTTTGCTTTGTTTAATTAGTGTACAATAGTTTTTTTTAAGTTGTTCATTATGCACTAAGTACTGTAATTTATTCCTAAATCGTGTATTATTGTAAAATAGAGGCATGTCTCCATAGGTAATTGTTGTTTAACAACCTGTTTTCTGTAAAAAAATTGAATCAGTGTAGTTTTTGGAAGGACTAATTATGGATGGTTAGTCTCTTCTCTAAAAGAGATTAACGGGtctgctttttttttttggagggaACCATTAGTAACATTAAGCAATGGTGGTCCCTTGTTTATTTTCTAATTAATCTTTACCCCTCTCCATTCTACAAGGCCCACATGGTACAATATATTCATTGTTTACTCcctccttaattcttgtgccaccaaacaaggggaagaaaaccatgaattggagggagtattatttttcttcaattaaaataataaaattttaaaacaggccgcgcgaagcgcgggatactacctagtggAAGTAAATTCCTACAAAAATGTGGGAAGTTGCTTGCCTAGTGCCCCTTGGTGACTTGAAGTTTCTATGAAAATGAATTCCCACATTACCTAGTGGAAGTAAATTCCTACAAAAATGTGGGAAGTTGCTTGCCTAGTGCCCCTTGgtgccaatttggcgactactttgccttcagtcgccaatttggcgactacttccAGTCGCCTTTGGCACTGGCATATCAGGAGGTTTTTTTTTGGGTGCTCTgttttggcgactgaaagtagtcgccaaaaCTACATTTCAGTCGCCATTTCCACTGTAATTTTGGTATGAAAATTCGGTTTTTCATACTACCAATTCTTTTCATTGCTCGTACCGGCATTTCTATTACTACAACACCAACTTGAGCAAACCAAACTCACAACACAACACAAATGGAACACCAATAACCAAATCTCatatataaaataagaataaaccAAGTTAACAAGTTACCAACAAATCCTCATCAAACCAAATCCGTCACAAGTCTAACTAACACTACCAAGTTCTTAAGTTTTGGGAAAGGGCACATAAGTCAAGCAACAGGAAAAAACGCACCCGCGCCAAAACCACCTCCTCCGGATGGATCATTAGGATCTTGCCAATGGGGACGGGGATCGGAGTTGCACGAACTGAAGAAGGCTTGCATCTGGTCGAACTTTGCTTTCATTTCCCGCATTTGTTAATCCCTTTCGGCGTTTAGGCGTCTTTCTTCATCAAGTTGTGCTTGTAAGATACTTACAATTCCCGGCTCATAAGTTTGTTTGGACTTTGAAGAAGTCCTTGCTTTTGGCGCCTTGAAGAAAACTCCATTAGCTTCTCCGATTCCATACACCGAGCCCTTTTTGTACCCCTCAACCAAGTCAAACCAAATATCATTATCGGGCCTAtcgggggtgttctctttttcacGCAAATAAGCATCCTACAAGTCAAACCAAATATCATTAAAGGTTATTTTTTTATGAAAAATTTACCTATAATATATAATGTTATTAAGGGAAATTGACTAATTAAATGAAACTTACATGTAATTTCTTGTCTCTCGCCTTAGCCCAATGCCTAATACCCTTATCATCAACCTTGCTATGCGTGTCTGCAAAGAGCTCGGGTGCCGTCATCTCTACCTTACCTTTTCTCTTCCCCTTCTAAAAACAAACAAAGCATAAATTCATGGTTTTCACGGttacattttttttaataataatctaAGGTGTTGTTATGTATACTTACTCCCAAAACACGATCCAAGAAAGAACGAGATCCCCCGTAGTGATTAGCCTCAACAATgccttct
The Silene latifolia isolate original U9 population chromosome 11, ASM4854445v1, whole genome shotgun sequence genome window above contains:
- the LOC141613067 gene encoding uncharacterized protein LOC141613067: MKTKNLDNLERSRIIQVLLEKSINGKPKYGAMSEVASQFGVCRKTITDIWNEGNRQRQAGQVINVNSKLKGRKLKSKLHFDAEKLESIDLLKRTTQQEVADGMGVSQSTINRWVAEDHINSHTNAIKPGLTDPNKLDRLIYCLQHLQYGQVSKKFTFKDQSNVVHMDEKWFFITKPSQRFYVGKREKRPYRTCQSKRFITKVMFMCAVSRPKYGPNKEVICDGKLGLWPFVMEVPAKRKSKNRCAGTMETKCIESINKQVTKEMVINKVLPAIKAKWPSNYSKNIMIQQDNVRPHITNKDADFKRAATEDEWNIEFSYQPPNSPDLNVLDLGFFRAIQSLQQKKKSKVVSELVENTTKAFDDLEVIKLNYVFITLQACMLEIMQLKGGNDYPVPHMHKSKLAKNLVYYPSSDSGSATIDQAGSDNDPTGRCKEASMQVEDFEEAEQASDNKHILKKHNNHQTTSTF